CAATCGCCTGTGTCATGTTTTTATTGGTTGGCTATAACATTATGTATGTAGACAATGTCGAAGGTGGCTTTATTCCTTCTTTTGGCACATTGATTGGTTCGCAAGCTGAAGGTGCAGACCATGCATTAGAGTCAGACTTTTTCTTCCAAGTGGTGTTTGTTGCTACTGCAATGTCGATTGTGTCTGGTGCCGTTGCTGAACGGATGAAATTGTGGTCTTTCTTAGTCTTCTCTATCGTAATGACAGCTGTAATTTATCCTGTCGAAGGCTACTGGACATGGGGCGGTGGATTCCTCTCTGAAGCGGGTTTTGTCGACTTTGCTGGTAGTGGTATTGTTCACATGGCTGGTGCGGCAGCAGCGATATCTGGTGTACTGCTTCTTGGTGCTCGTAAAGGTAAATACGGTGAAAATGGTCAAGTTCATCCAATTCCAGGATCTAACTTACCAATGGCAACCTTAGGTATGTTCATTTTATGGATGGGTTGGTTTGGCTTTAACGGTGGTTCACAACTGTTAGTTTCAGATGCTGAAAATGCCAGTGCAGTCGCTAAAATATTCGTAAATACTAACTCTGCCGCTGCTTTTGGTGCTATCTCAGCATTGATTGTGTGTAAAGTTGTCTGGGGCAAAGCTGACTTAACCATGATATTAAACGGTGCGTTAGCAGGATTAGTGGCGATTACTGCTGACCCGCTTTCACCTTCACTGTTAATGGCTGGTGTGATTGGCTTAGTGGCGGGTGCTGTTGTTATCTTCTCGGTTATCGCATTTGACCGAATTAAAATTGATGACCCAGTTGGCGCGATTTCGGTTCACGGTGTTGCTGGTTTCCTTGGGGTGATGTTAGTTCCATTATCAAATGCTGATGCTAGTTTTGGTAGCCAGTTATATGGTGCCGCCGTTATCTTTATTTGGGTCTTTAGCGCATCGTTACTTGTATGGTTTATATTAAAAATGACCATGGGTATTCGAGTAACAGAAGAAGAAGAGTACAACGGTATGGATGCTTCTGACTGTGGTGTTGATGCTTATCCTGAGTTTGTGAGTGTCAAAAGCGCTGGTTAAGTTAATTCTTTAATCTAAGTAAAATAAAAAACAGAACCTTTAGGTTCTGTTTTTTTATGTATCTAATAAAATTCTTAACGCCGTTGTTGGGGAAAGCGAGTCAATGTGCTAGCGTGATATATTGGTATTTGGATGATAAAAACAGTGATGAGGTAACTATGATGCGAGCATGGGTAAACTTATTGATCGCGGCGATACTTTTTAGCTTATTGTTTGGTGTCATGAGCCATGCTGGCACTGTTGTGGTGCGTCAATCATCTACGCCTTTTGATGCTTTTGCTGTTCGCGACCAATTGTTACAACAGCACCAATGGCAAGAGCTGTTACGGCAGCAACAGCAGGTTACTATCCTACAATCGTTACCGATTGGATGCTTGGCGATAGCGTCACCGTTTAATTATTTTAGCTGTGGCCAACAATTTTATCGTCCCTATGACTATCAAGACACACAAGTGTTTATCCAAATAGATCCTCCTTTGAATGAGATCCCTGCTCAATAGCGAATGCCTTGGTATCAAACCTTATCTCAGTAGCTTTGGCTGAATAGGCAACTATTGACTATGCTTTTAGATAGCGTATTTCTATCTGAGGGCTGAATTATGTTCACTCGTCACTCAAAAAAGACAGCGGTTGATGCCTGTTACTATCATGACTATTTATCATTCAAATGGATTAAACTTCTACTCGTTACCTTACTTTTCGGTATGAGTGCCTGTCAGTCAACGCCATCTCCAAATCAAGCATTCAAGATTGCGAACTTATTTCATGATGAGCTATTTACGCCAATCGATACTGTGGAGGTTGATGATATTTATCGTTTACCTGAGCCATTTGTGGCTCAATTTAGGCGACAGTTTCAAGCGGATAATATGCTTCGTAGCCAGAGTATTATCGCCAATGAATGGTTAGCTCAGTATATTGGTGCTCAAGATGGTGGTTTTGAATACCGCGATAATGTTACTCATACCGCAAGTGAAACAGCGCTTAATCGCCAAGGTAATTGTATGTCTCTGGTGGTGTTATCGGCAGCTTTAGCTGATGTGTTAAATGTACCTGTTGAGTTTTATGATATTGATATTGAACCCGTTTGGGATAGGCGTGGTGGTTTTTATTTAGTCAACGGTCACGTCAATTTGAGCCTGTTACCAGCGAAGGATTCTCATACTGTATTATTTAGGGGGACTGATATTTTGGTGGATTTCTTACCTGAACGTTCAGTTCGTGCTTACCATAAAAAAACAGTCAATAAGCGTCAATTAACCGCGATGTTTTATAACAATATAGCCGCGGAGGCATTGGTTGATGCTGATTATGATACCGCTTATTCACTGGTAAAAAAAAGTATTTTGTTAGACCCGCAGTATGTCGCTGCAATCAATACGATAGCGGTTATTTATCGTCATAAAGGTTATGAAGCTGAGGCCGAATATGCATATCGGTTAGCGCTACAAGTTGACTCTCAAGATCTAACGACATTGTATAATTTAGCCTTAATTTTAGGGGAGCAAGGACGTCTACAAGAGTGGGCCGAGATACATAAGGTCCTTGAGTTAGCGAGAATTAATAATCCATTTTATTACTATGATATGGCTCAACAAGCGTATTTTGATAAGCAATATCAAGATGCACTGGTGTGGTATAAACGAGCTGTTGAAAAAGCGGATTATCGGCATGAATTTTATTTTGGCTTATCTCGAGCGTATTGGGCAACAGGTGAGGCAGGGCTTGCTGAGAAAAACCTTAAGCGTGCAATGGCCTTGAGCGATACCATTCATAAACAAGGCTACCAAATGAAGTTGCAAGCAATGATGCAACACTAATTATTGCGAAGGTGTTTTAGTCTGTGGTTGATAATAGTTCTTTTCTGCAAGCTCGAGTATGTCTTGATAACGATTTGATTGTTTGAGTGAAGTAATTGCGCTATCAATTTCCTCAGCCGTTATTTTATCATGACAGGCAATTTTTCGTTGGGCAGGTTCAAACAGTGAGACTTCTGTTACTGCAACACTCGTATCGAGTTTTGATGCGAGTAAATAGCGATAATATTCAAATATCCGCCTTTCTAGAACGATGACTTGTACATAACCATTAAACAGCATCACAACTTGGCTTTTTTGATTGGTAATCTCACTAAAATGAGGATTACCGTTGGCAATATCTTTAAATTTATTACCTAAATATTGTTTTGAATTTTGAAAGCCTAAAACGGACAAGGTATTGAGATCACTTATTTTTTCTATATTAAGATTGTTTTTTGATAAGTAGAATGCGCTATTTTTATATTCAATCAAGCTTTGGGTATAAAATAAACCTGCAACATTGTCTGGCGTATTAATCATGCAGTCGATTCTATGGGTTCTAACTAAGCGTTGCGCACGCAAATTTGGTGCATGAACAATTTCTTTAATAGCAATGTTTTTACTGTCGAGGGCGGCTTTTAATAGATCATACTGCACACCAATCTCTTCATCAGCGAAGAAATACGGAGCAATACTATCACTGGTTGAAAAACTAATGTTGTCGATCATTAGCGGCGATTGTTCATTCTTGCTCAGCGCGTTAAATTTATCTGATAGGGGTACATTTTCTATTGGGGATAATAAAGTGGCAGATAAGGGTCTACAAAAGCCTAATAATAAGTTAAATAAACAGATAGACAAAACGATATTGCTTTTCAATGGTTAGTCTCCTCAGGAGATACTGCTTAGTGTTAAATAGATCATCATCCTTGTGTTGATTCATGGTAATAACCAAAGTAAAGCACATTAACATCATGAGTACACTTTGATTATAAGACAAGTTATCTTTAGCGTCATTGAATATAAAAAAATCATCAAATAGCCTTACTTAATACTCCGTTTATACCAAGGTCCTGTCGGATCATCAGTCATTGTTTTAGCGTATTGCTAACGAATCAATTTTTATTGTCTCTTTTATCGGCCCAGATGAGTAATACTTGATTGATTTGTCGATAGATACTGGTTAAATTGAAGATTCTTATTCATTTTCTCGATGGTTTTTTATCATTTCTTAATGGATTGTATCAGCTGATTTAGCCTTATATTAAATCAGATAAATTATATGTTTTGCCGGAGTTGTAACCACTATGCATTATCAAAATGACGATATTCGTATCGATGAAATAAAAGAATTGCTACCTCCAATTGCGATTCTAGAGCGATTTCCGGCAACCGAACATGCATCAACAACCGTTTTCAATGCACGTAACAGTATTCATAATATTTTAGCGCGTAAAGATGATCGCATCTTGGTGGTGATTGGCCCTTGTTCAATCCATGATCCTGTTGCCGCGTTAGAATATGGTCAACGTTTGGTTAAGTTACGTCAGCAGTATAAAGATCAGCTTGAAATTGTTATGCGAGTGTACTTTGAAAAGCCGAGAACAACGGTTGGTTGGAAGGGGTTAATCAATGATCCTTATATGGATAACAGTTTTCAATTAAATGATGGCTTACGCACTGCTCGTAAACTATTAGTTGATTTGAACGATGCTGGTATCCCAACCGCTGGTGAGTTTTTAGATATGATAACACCTCAATATGTTGCCGATATGATGTGTTGGGGCGCTATTGGGGCACGCACGACTGAGTCGCAAGTTCACAGAGAGCTATCATCAGGTCTTTCTTGCCCAGTCGGGTTTAAAAATGGTACCGACGGTACCATTAAGGTGGCAATTGATGCGATTGGAGCTGCTAATGCTCCACATCATTTCTTATCGGTGACTAAGTTTGGTCATTCGGCTATTGTCTCCACTAAAGGTAATCCTGATTGCCATATTATTTTACGCGGTGGACGCACTCCCAATTATAGTGCTGAACATGTAGTTGATATTGCTCAGCAGCTGACTAAATCAGAATTGCTTGATAACATTATGATCGATTTTAGCCACGCCAATAGCAGTAAAGATTATAAAAAGCAGATGATGGTTGCTGAAGATGTGGCAGGGCAAATATCTCAAGGAAATTATGCTATTTTTGGTGTAATGGTCGAAAGCCATTTAGTTGAAGGGCGTCAAGATTTAATTGAAGGCAGTGCTCTGTGTTATGGGCAAAGCATTACTGACGCTTGTATAGGATGGGATGACACTGAGACGCTGCTAGCGACATTAAATCAAAGTGTCCTGAACCGTCGCCAAGCATAAAGTGGGTGTAAACTGACGTAAAAATAAGGCGCTAAATGCGCCTTATTTTTTTATACCTTGTACTAAGTATTCATTGGCCTTAGCTAAACTGCCAAAAGCCGATATGAGATTATCACGGCCTTTTTCTTGCAACTCAGGGTTACCTGATTCAATCATCATCCATACCCATGTTTGTATTAGTTGTAATGGTGGGTACTGAATTTTTGAATTCTCCAACATAAAGTATCCTTTAAACTCGTAAATCGTTGTTTGTTTACTATCAAACAAGCATTTTTATGTAACCAAAGAATAACAAATTCTGCTTACAGAAATAACTCAATTTAGATTAAAAAAGCTTAAAAGGGCTAAAAAAGTTTGAAATATAGTATTTATGTCTAATGTAGATTCTATAATCGTACTACTAAAGTGCTATCTATGTACTACTTACATGCGATTACCCCCCCTTTTATGATCCTGGTGAGTTTGCCGTTATTACATCGTAATGTGAGCAATGTCTGATAAGAAAATGGCATATAATAAGACAATCAATATTAGATCGTCGTAAACTGCCTAGCAGCGGTAAATAACTGGAGCATAAATGAGACCTTCTGCGTATTTTGAAGGCCCGGTAGGGAAGTTAAATTGGCATGTTTTACGCCTGTTATGGCCATATTTACTAGAATTTAAAGCGCGCGTGATTTTGGCTATGATTTGTTTAGTGGTTGCTAAGCTCGCCAGTGTTGCATTGCCATTTCTTTTGAAAGAATTAGTCGATACCTTAGATAAACAATCTCCGGCCCAGCTTATTGCAGTCCCGGTTGGCTTGGTATTAGCTTATGGCGCGGTTCGTTTACTCAATGTCATTATTGGTGAGGTTCGTGACACCTTATTTGGCCGAGTCACCGAACGTGCTATCCGTCGTCTTGGGCGGGCGGTATTTGAACATTTGCATCGACTCGATCTTGATTTTCACTTAGATCGTCGCACCGGTGGCTTATCCCGCGACATTGAACGTGGCACCAGTGGTGTCAATTTTTTAATGCGTTTTATGGTATTTAATATCGTACCAACCCTGCTTGAGATTATGCTTGTTATTGGGGTCTTCTTTTATAATTATGGCATCAGTTTTGCGCTGATAACCTTAGTTTCTGTTGTAGCTTATATTGGGTATTCTATCGTAGCGACTGAGTGGCGCACCGGTTATGTGCGTGATGCTGCCCGAGCTGACTCGCTGGCTAATACTCGTTCAGTGGATAGCTTGTTAAATTATGAAACCGTAAAATATTTTAATAACGAAGAATTTGAGTCACAACGATATGACTCTGCACTTGAGCAATGGGAAGTGGCAAAACGAAAAAATCGTTTATCATTGTTTGCCCTAAACGGTGGTCAAGCGTTAATTATCGCTGTGGCTATGACAGCTATGATGGCATTAGCGGCTTATGAAGTAAGCCAGGGCTCAATGACTATTGGTGACTTTGTGTTAATTAATGCATTTATGATGCAGTTGTTTATTCCGTTAAATTTCTTAGGGTTTGTGTATCGTGAGATCCGCGGTGCATTAGCCAATATTGAGCGTATGTTTGATATTTTAGACAAACAACCACAAGTATTAGATTCGGATGATGCTATTGAGATTAGCCCAACGATTGGGACGATAAAGTTTACCGATGTGAGTTTTCAATACGACCAACGCCCTATTTTGAACAGTGTTAGCTTCGAGGTGCCAGCAGGGAAAAAAATTGCTGTAGTCGGTGACAGTGGCGCGGGTAAATCAACTATTATTAAATTGCTATTCCGCTTTTATGATGTTGCCAGTGGTGCAATCACTATTGATGGCATTGATGTGCGTCATTTTAGCCAGCAAGCTTTGCGAAGAGCTATTGCTGTTGTCCCGCAAGATACTGTGTTATTCAATGATTCTATTTACGAAAATATTCGCTATGGTCGTGCCGATGCGACTCATGATGAGATTGTCGCTGCAGTTAAGCTAGCGCATTTGAGTGACTTTATTGAATCATTACCAGATAAAGGCAATACCAAAGTGGGGGAGAGAGGTTTAAAGCTCTCAGGTGGAGAAAAACAACGGGTTGCTATTGCTCGAGCGGTGTTGAAGGGCTCGCCCATCCTAGTGTTTGATGAAGCAACATCGTCTCTCGACTCACGATCTGAGCAAGCGATTCTCAGCGCGCTCAGAGATGCTGCTAAAGGACACACAAGTTTAGTGGTGGCCCATCGTTTATCGACCATTATTGATGCCGACCAAATAGTAGTATTGAGTAAAGGTAAGATTGTTGAGCATGGTACTCATGTCAGTTTGTTAGCTAAACAAGGTCTTTATGCACGACTTTGGCATATTCAACATGAACAAAAAAATCTGCCACATGCCTAGTGGACGTTGCTATGTTGTTAGGTGATATAAAAGAATAAAATACCGAAGTTGCTGTTTTTCATTTATGCTTTATTGACTATGAGTAAGGCTTATACAGCATTTAAGTTTTACATAAATGGCCGCTATTTATAACGCTAAACGCTATAATTGAATACTTAAGCAGCAAAGAATAGCGCGTAAACTGACTTGTTAGATCTATCGTGACTGAAATTTTTGACGGCAGTGATCAACGCAGTTAATCTATAGTCCGACTTATGGTGTATTATCCCCAGATAGCTATACTTTTCAATCAATTGGATTTTATTAAAGGTGCGAATTCGTGTATGGAGGTGACTTGTGCATAATATTGCGTTAATTGCGGCGCTAGAAGGCACCCGACATCAAGTGACAACTGATTGGTTTGCTATTATGGCAATGCTAAAAGGGCGTAACATGTCTGATGATGCGATTAAAATAGTCTACAACGATTTGTGTGCCGGTTTAAGAGTGACGACTCGTGGAGTGACTCTCGCTAAGGCAATGGACAGCGACTTGGATAAGAGCAATATATCAATCTAGCCATCCCACAATACAATTCCCATGTACTTTGGGATTAATCGAGTGTAATAAAATCATATTCTAGTAGCGGCTGTTATCACAGCTGAAGTATTGGCTTTGGTTTAAGTGGATTTCATTTAATGCTCAAAGAGGATTAATCGCTAAATGAGATTTTCTGGATAATGTAAGGACAAGAGGATTGGCTGAAACAATGGTTTAGTAGAGAGTATAACGATGACTGGCTTATTTTTTTTGCCAATTAATACACACCATTTTTATCAATGCTGCTGGAGACGGATCGAGAGTTAAGCATTTAATTTTTCCTTGCTCAAAACACACTAGCTCGCCTTCGATTTCTGTCATTCGATTACAGTTTTTACAGCTTAAACTTAAGCTTTTGACATTTAGATCAACATTAAGATCTACTGCATTCTTTTTGATATTCAACATGAAATCCTTCTGTTTGATTTCGCTTTAAAATCACACTAAGACCGCTTACTGTGACAAACATCAAATTTTATTATACACCCTTTAATCATATTCGGCAAAGTAATCGCGAGTAGCGAACCCCAGTCGTTTACTGGGATTGATGCGCTTCTCTACTGCATATGACGGTAATGATTATCAAGGGTGACTGCAACTCCAGACGATTGCACTATTCGAGCGTGATGACGGGTTAAATACCTTGGGTCCGTTACGCCACAAGAGTGGGCAATCATGGTTAAATCATAATGTAAGAAATGATTGTAGTTTGCCACTCGCACAGATTTATCTTTGGGATCTAAGCCTTTTTGCAGACGGATATTATGGGTTGTGATACCCGTTGGGCAGGTGTCTCTGTTGCACTGTAGTGATTGAATGCAACCCAAGGCAAACATATTGCCGCGAGCTGAAGCAATAAAGTCTGCGCCAGTGGCCAATGCCCAAGCTACATAAGATGGCATAATCATTTTACCCGTTGCGATGACTTTAATGCGTTGCTTAAAGCCGCGTTGATTCAATAAATCAACCAGAGACGGCAAGCTTTGCCTTAATGGTAACCCAACGTTGTCCATTAATGCCTGTGGCGCTGCACCAGTGCCGCCATCTGAGCTGTCCAAAGTAAAAAAATCTGGGGCATATTCTATCCCACGTTGCTCAATTTCATCCAAAAACTCTGTTACCCAAGACATATCGCCTAATACAGCCTTAATGCCAGTTGGTTTACCGGTAATGTCTCTTACTTGATTTATCATATCGACAATGTCAGCAACATTGTGTAATTCAATATGGCCATTAGGGCTAATTGAGTCGTGTCCTGCTGGAATACCGCGAATGGCTGCGATTTCTTCGGTCACTTTTACTGCAGGTAAAATCCCTCCTTTCCCTGGCTTAGCGCCCTGGCTCAACTTAATTTCAAACATTTTTACTTCAGGGTGGGCTGCTATATCGCTAAGTTTTTGAGGATCTAAATGGCCTTGTTCGTCTCGGACACCGTATTTGGCTGTCCCGATTTGAAACACTAAGTCACAATGACCTTTAAGATGATATGGGCTTAATCCTCCCTCACCAGTATTGAGCCAGCAACCTGCTTTCGCTGCACCATGAGATAGCGCAGTAATCGCTGGTCGAGATAATGCACCAAAGCTCATTGCTGAAATATGGCAAATTTTACTGGTTGTGTAAGGATGGGTGCAATCTGGACCAATGGTTACGTCTATTGTCTTGTGAGAGTCATGATCGCTGACTGGAAAGGCTGAGTTCATGAACATCACTGAACCGGGTTTATCTAGAACTTGTGTTGATCCAAATGCAATTGTACGGTCAACATTTTTTGCTGCGCGATATACCCAATTGCGCTCGGCACGGTTAAATGGCAGTTCTTCACGATCTTGAGAAAAAAAGTATTGTCTAAAAAACTCACCCTGTTTTTCAAATATATATCGAAAGCGACCGATAACAGGGTAATTATGGCGTATGGCTTGTTTTGTTTGCCATTTATCAGCAATAAACATGTAAATGACC
The Shewanella vesiculosa DNA segment above includes these coding regions:
- a CDS encoding ammonium transporter, which codes for MEELTQLGLTVTELRFALDTFYFLISGAFVMWMAAGFAMLEAGLVRSKNTTEILTKNVCLYAIACVMFLLVGYNIMYVDNVEGGFIPSFGTLIGSQAEGADHALESDFFFQVVFVATAMSIVSGAVAERMKLWSFLVFSIVMTAVIYPVEGYWTWGGGFLSEAGFVDFAGSGIVHMAGAAAAISGVLLLGARKGKYGENGQVHPIPGSNLPMATLGMFILWMGWFGFNGGSQLLVSDAENASAVAKIFVNTNSAAAFGAISALIVCKVVWGKADLTMILNGALAGLVAITADPLSPSLLMAGVIGLVAGAVVIFSVIAFDRIKIDDPVGAISVHGVAGFLGVMLVPLSNADASFGSQLYGAAVIFIWVFSASLLVWFILKMTMGIRVTEEEEYNGMDASDCGVDAYPEFVSVKSAG
- a CDS encoding tetratricopeptide repeat protein, with amino-acid sequence MFTRHSKKTAVDACYYHDYLSFKWIKLLLVTLLFGMSACQSTPSPNQAFKIANLFHDELFTPIDTVEVDDIYRLPEPFVAQFRRQFQADNMLRSQSIIANEWLAQYIGAQDGGFEYRDNVTHTASETALNRQGNCMSLVVLSAALADVLNVPVEFYDIDIEPVWDRRGGFYLVNGHVNLSLLPAKDSHTVLFRGTDILVDFLPERSVRAYHKKTVNKRQLTAMFYNNIAAEALVDADYDTAYSLVKKSILLDPQYVAAINTIAVIYRHKGYEAEAEYAYRLALQVDSQDLTTLYNLALILGEQGRLQEWAEIHKVLELARINNPFYYYDMAQQAYFDKQYQDALVWYKRAVEKADYRHEFYFGLSRAYWATGEAGLAEKNLKRAMALSDTIHKQGYQMKLQAMMQH
- a CDS encoding ABC transporter substrate-binding protein: MKSNIVLSICLFNLLLGFCRPLSATLLSPIENVPLSDKFNALSKNEQSPLMIDNISFSTSDSIAPYFFADEEIGVQYDLLKAALDSKNIAIKEIVHAPNLRAQRLVRTHRIDCMINTPDNVAGLFYTQSLIEYKNSAFYLSKNNLNIEKISDLNTLSVLGFQNSKQYLGNKFKDIANGNPHFSEITNQKSQVVMLFNGYVQVIVLERRIFEYYRYLLASKLDTSVAVTEVSLFEPAQRKIACHDKITAEEIDSAITSLKQSNRYQDILELAEKNYYQPQTKTPSQ
- the aroG gene encoding 3-deoxy-7-phosphoheptulonate synthase AroG, which produces MHYQNDDIRIDEIKELLPPIAILERFPATEHASTTVFNARNSIHNILARKDDRILVVIGPCSIHDPVAALEYGQRLVKLRQQYKDQLEIVMRVYFEKPRTTVGWKGLINDPYMDNSFQLNDGLRTARKLLVDLNDAGIPTAGEFLDMITPQYVADMMCWGAIGARTTESQVHRELSSGLSCPVGFKNGTDGTIKVAIDAIGAANAPHHFLSVTKFGHSAIVSTKGNPDCHIILRGGRTPNYSAEHVVDIAQQLTKSELLDNIMIDFSHANSSKDYKKQMMVAEDVAGQISQGNYAIFGVMVESHLVEGRQDLIEGSALCYGQSITDACIGWDDTETLLATLNQSVLNRRQA
- a CDS encoding ABC transporter ATP-binding protein/permease; protein product: MRPSAYFEGPVGKLNWHVLRLLWPYLLEFKARVILAMICLVVAKLASVALPFLLKELVDTLDKQSPAQLIAVPVGLVLAYGAVRLLNVIIGEVRDTLFGRVTERAIRRLGRAVFEHLHRLDLDFHLDRRTGGLSRDIERGTSGVNFLMRFMVFNIVPTLLEIMLVIGVFFYNYGISFALITLVSVVAYIGYSIVATEWRTGYVRDAARADSLANTRSVDSLLNYETVKYFNNEEFESQRYDSALEQWEVAKRKNRLSLFALNGGQALIIAVAMTAMMALAAYEVSQGSMTIGDFVLINAFMMQLFIPLNFLGFVYREIRGALANIERMFDILDKQPQVLDSDDAIEISPTIGTIKFTDVSFQYDQRPILNSVSFEVPAGKKIAVVGDSGAGKSTIIKLLFRFYDVASGAITIDGIDVRHFSQQALRRAIAVVPQDTVLFNDSIYENIRYGRADATHDEIVAAVKLAHLSDFIESLPDKGNTKVGERGLKLSGGEKQRVAIARAVLKGSPILVFDEATSSLDSRSEQAILSALRDAAKGHTSLVVAHRLSTIIDADQIVVLSKGKIVEHGTHVSLLAKQGLYARLWHIQHEQKNLPHA
- a CDS encoding FMN-binding glutamate synthase family protein; this translates as MPQQHWFMWGMDIFSGLFLVLFWLLLIAVIYMFIADKWQTKQAIRHNYPVIGRFRYIFEKQGEFFRQYFFSQDREELPFNRAERNWVYRAAKNVDRTIAFGSTQVLDKPGSVMFMNSAFPVSDHDSHKTIDVTIGPDCTHPYTTSKICHISAMSFGALSRPAITALSHGAAKAGCWLNTGEGGLSPYHLKGHCDLVFQIGTAKYGVRDEQGHLDPQKLSDIAAHPEVKMFEIKLSQGAKPGKGGILPAVKVTEEIAAIRGIPAGHDSISPNGHIELHNVADIVDMINQVRDITGKPTGIKAVLGDMSWVTEFLDEIEQRGIEYAPDFFTLDSSDGGTGAAPQALMDNVGLPLRQSLPSLVDLLNQRGFKQRIKVIATGKMIMPSYVAWALATGADFIASARGNMFALGCIQSLQCNRDTCPTGITTHNIRLQKGLDPKDKSVRVANYNHFLHYDLTMIAHSCGVTDPRYLTRHHARIVQSSGVAVTLDNHYRHMQ